In Palaeococcus ferrophilus DSM 13482, the genomic window CCCACCAAGTGGAGCGACGAGGATCTGCTCGCCTTCGTCACGGAGCTCAGGAAGATAAACAAGCCGATTATCATCGCAGCGAACAAGGCCGACGCGGCGAGCGACGAGGCAATAGAGCGCCTTAAGCGGGAGGGGGAGAAGAGGGGCTACATAGTCGTCCCCACGAGCGCGGCCGCGGAGCTAACCCTTAGGAAGGCTGCCAAAGCCGGCTTCATAGAGTACATCCCTGGAGAGAGCGACTTTAAGGTGCTTAAGCCGCTAAACGAGAAGCAGAGAAAGGGGCTTGAGCTCATAAAGGAGAAGGTTCTCGACCGCTTCGGCTCCACGGGTGTGCAGGAGGTCATAAACAGGGCCACCTTTGAACTCCTCAAGCTCGTCCCCGTTTACCCCGTGGAGGACGAGCACAAGCTGACGGACCAGTTCGGGAACGTTTTACCCCACGTCCACCTCCTCCCGAAGGGCTCCACACCCAGGGATCTGGCTTACAAAGTGCACACCGACCTAGGCAAAACCTTCCTCTACGCGGTGAACGCCAAAACGCACCGCAGGGTGGGCGAGGACTACGAGCTGGAGTTCAACGACGTGATCAAAATCGTCGCCACCGCGAGGTGAGTTAGTTTCCCATTTTCTCCCTTATGAGTTCCTGGTAGAGCCTCGGTTCCACATCTTTCTCGCTCAGTCCGAGCTTTTTAGCCACATCCCATATTCGGCGCTTCGCGCCTCCGATATCCTCCGCAATCACCTCTATGTCCAGAAAATCCCCCAGGTTCTCGACGCGGCTGAGTTCGAAGGTAACGTCCCCGAGCCGATACACGTAGCGGTGCTTCCTCACGATGACGTCCTCCTCAAAACCGAGCCTCTTGAGTATCTCCACGGTGGTATCGAAGTCGGAAACCTCCACCTCAAGCTCGTCGAACTCCTCGTTCCTGCCGGGATCCTTTATGAGCTTGTAGGTTAGAAAGGCCCTCCCGAGGTTCTCCACGCGCCTAACCCTTAGGAGCTGTGGAGAGGGGAGGGAAAAGTAAACGTCCTCCTGGACTTCCTCATGGGAGAGGATCGCCCCAAGCCCCTCGATTTTAGGGCGTATCTCCTCGAGGCGGACCCGGAATTTAACCTCGATCTCCATATCAAATCTCCGCGAGGAAGCCTATTACGTCCTCCCCCTTCTTGAACTCCCTTATGGGGAGGACGTTTACCTCTTTGAGGGTTGGTATCGTCTTTATGTTGTCCTCTATGAACCTTTCGAGGTTCTCCTGGGTCTCCTCTCCGATCAGCGCGACAAGGTGGTCGTCTCCGCTCTTGGCGACCATGAGGACGTTGGGGAGCATCGAGAGGGTCTTGGCTATGTACTCGAGGTAGCGCTCGAGGAAGTCCTCGATAACGGGCTTCTCCACCTTGAGTATCAGGAAGGCCGCGACCTTTGGTTTCACGGGTTTTCCGAGGATTATGGTGTACTTGTCTATTATCCCCCTTTCCTGTAGCTTTTTGATCCTGAAGTGTATAGTTGACTCGGGTTTGCCCAGATTGGAACTTATCTCCGAAATTGTAAGTCTTGCATCGCCCTTTAGGAGTCGGATTATAGCCCTGTCCAGATCATCAAGTTGCAGCATCTCTCACACCTCGTAACTCCATCTTTTGTAAATCTTATTTGGAATTCCAATGGCATCTAAGATTTTTCCGATTATAAAGTTTACTATGTCGTCTATTGTTTTAGGATTTCCATAAAAACCTGGAGATGCTGGCAATATTATCCCACCGGCTTGGGTAACTTTCAACAT contains:
- a CDS encoding redox-regulated ATPase YchF encodes the protein MEIGVVGKPNVGKSTFFSAATLAEAQIANYPFTTIDANIGVTYAIAEHPCKELGCTPNPQNYEYKDGKALIPIKMVDVAGLVPGAHEGRGLGNKFLDDLRMASALIHVIDATGKTDEEGRPTDAYDPVNDIDFLEREIDYWLFGILHKNWDKLAKRIKLQHLKLAQAIADQLTGVGVSEEDTFEAIHKLGLGEDPTKWSDEDLLAFVTELRKINKPIIIAANKADAASDEAIERLKREGEKRGYIVVPTSAAAELTLRKAAKAGFIEYIPGESDFKVLKPLNEKQRKGLELIKEKVLDRFGSTGVQEVINRATFELLKLVPVYPVEDEHKLTDQFGNVLPHVHLLPKGSTPRDLAYKVHTDLGKTFLYAVNAKTHRRVGEDYELEFNDVIKIVATAR
- the cyaB gene encoding class IV adenylate cyclase, which encodes MEIEVKFRVRLEEIRPKIEGLGAILSHEEVQEDVYFSLPSPQLLRVRRVENLGRAFLTYKLIKDPGRNEEFDELEVEVSDFDTTVEILKRLGFEEDVIVRKHRYVYRLGDVTFELSRVENLGDFLDIEVIAEDIGGAKRRIWDVAKKLGLSEKDVEPRLYQELIREKMGN
- a CDS encoding Lrp/AsnC family transcriptional regulator is translated as MLQLDDLDRAIIRLLKGDARLTISEISSNLGKPESTIHFRIKKLQERGIIDKYTIILGKPVKPKVAAFLILKVEKPVIEDFLERYLEYIAKTLSMLPNVLMVAKSGDDHLVALIGEETQENLERFIEDNIKTIPTLKEVNVLPIREFKKGEDVIGFLAEI